A DNA window from Mycobacterium sp. IDR2000157661 contains the following coding sequences:
- a CDS encoding amidohydrolase family protein: MPHPALHVRGLGLPDGEPVQWWIVDGVLSSEPVGGADTVFGADGADGWVVPGLVDAHCHVGLGEHGPLDDLDDCVAQAEAERDVGALLLRDCGSPIDTRALADRDDLPEIIRAGRHLARPKRYQRGFAAELDDESQLPDAVAEQARFGDGWVKLVGDWIDRDAGDLAPLWSDDVLRQAIKAAHDNGARVTAHVFGEEALPGLIKAGIDCIEHGTGLTEDTVDLMVEHGTALVPTLINVANFPGIADAAAKYPKYSRHMRDLHRNCTARIAAAREAGVPIYAGTDAGSMVAHARIADEIDALTGIGMSPIDALGAASWNARAWLGRPGLEHGASADLVCYSEDPRLGAAVVDNPDLVVLRGRVYRGRPIG; the protein is encoded by the coding sequence GTGCCCCACCCGGCTCTTCATGTCCGTGGCCTCGGGCTGCCCGACGGCGAGCCCGTTCAGTGGTGGATCGTCGACGGTGTTCTCAGCTCGGAGCCCGTCGGCGGTGCTGACACGGTGTTCGGTGCCGACGGCGCCGACGGCTGGGTCGTGCCCGGTCTGGTCGACGCGCACTGTCACGTCGGACTCGGCGAGCACGGTCCGCTCGACGATCTCGATGACTGCGTCGCGCAGGCCGAGGCCGAGCGGGACGTCGGTGCGCTGCTGCTGCGCGACTGCGGATCTCCGATCGACACGCGCGCTCTTGCCGACCGCGACGACCTGCCCGAAATCATCCGCGCGGGCCGCCATCTCGCCCGACCCAAGCGGTATCAGCGCGGGTTCGCGGCCGAACTCGACGACGAATCGCAGCTGCCGGACGCGGTGGCCGAGCAGGCCCGCTTCGGCGACGGTTGGGTCAAACTGGTCGGCGACTGGATCGACCGCGACGCAGGCGATCTAGCCCCGCTGTGGTCCGACGATGTGCTGCGGCAGGCGATCAAGGCCGCCCACGACAATGGTGCGCGCGTGACGGCTCACGTGTTCGGGGAGGAGGCGCTGCCCGGGCTGATCAAGGCGGGCATCGACTGCATCGAGCACGGCACCGGGCTCACCGAGGACACCGTGGACTTGATGGTCGAGCACGGTACCGCGCTGGTCCCGACGTTGATCAACGTCGCCAACTTCCCCGGCATCGCGGACGCGGCCGCGAAGTATCCGAAGTACTCGCGGCACATGCGCGACCTGCACCGGAACTGTACGGCGCGGATCGCCGCCGCCAGGGAGGCCGGCGTGCCGATCTACGCGGGCACCGATGCGGGCAGCATGGTGGCCCATGCACGCATCGCCGACGAGATCGACGCGTTGACCGGCATCGGGATGAGCCCGATCGACGCGTTGGGAGCGGCCAGCTGGAACGCCCGCGCGTGGCTGGGCCGCCCGGGACTCGAGCACGGGGCGTCCGCGGACCTGGTCTGCTATTCGGAGGATCCGCGCCTCGGGGCCGCCGTCGTCGATAATCCTGACCTGGTCGTGTTGCGGGGGCGGGTGTACCGGGGACGGCCTATTGGCTGA
- the ffh gene encoding signal recognition particle protein encodes MFESLSDRLTGALQGLRGKGRLTDADIDATAREIRLALLEADVSLPVVREFVNRIKERARGAEVSGALNPAQQVVKIVNDELIGILGGETRQLAFAKTPPTVIMLAGLQGSGKTTLAGKLARWLRGQGHTPLLVACDLQRPGAVTQLQIVGQRADVAVFAPHPGVSDAGSADAGPGDPVAVAAAGLAEARSKHYDVVIVDTAGRLGIDDELMSQAAAIRDAVSPDEVIFVLDAMIGQDAVTTAEAFREGVGFTGVVLTKLDGDARGGAALSVREITGVPILFASAGEKLEDFDVFHPDRMAGRILGMGDVLTLIEQAEQVFDAQKAEEAAAKIGSGELTLEDFLEQMLAIRKMGPIGNLLGMLPGAGQMKDALAAVDDRQLDRLQAIIRGMTPEERADPKIINGSRRLRIANGSGVTVGEVNQLVERFFEARKMMSQMAGQMGMPFGRKSSRKNTKNKKKGKKGGRGPTPPKTRNPLGAGMAGMPPGFPDLSDMPKGLDELPPGLADIDLSKLKFPGQK; translated from the coding sequence GTGTTTGAATCCCTGTCCGACCGGTTGACCGGCGCCCTGCAGGGGCTGCGCGGCAAGGGGCGGTTGACCGACGCCGATATCGACGCGACCGCCCGGGAGATCCGGCTGGCGTTGCTGGAAGCCGACGTGTCGCTACCCGTCGTGCGGGAGTTCGTCAACCGGATCAAGGAGCGCGCCCGCGGTGCCGAGGTGTCCGGTGCGCTCAACCCGGCTCAGCAGGTCGTCAAGATCGTCAACGACGAGCTGATCGGGATCCTCGGCGGCGAGACCCGCCAACTGGCTTTCGCCAAGACTCCGCCGACGGTGATCATGCTCGCCGGCCTGCAAGGCTCCGGCAAGACGACGCTGGCCGGCAAGCTGGCGAGATGGCTTCGCGGCCAAGGTCATACACCGCTTTTGGTGGCCTGCGATCTGCAGCGCCCGGGGGCGGTCACCCAGCTGCAGATCGTCGGTCAGCGCGCCGACGTCGCGGTGTTCGCGCCGCACCCCGGCGTCTCCGACGCCGGATCGGCCGACGCCGGCCCCGGTGATCCCGTCGCGGTGGCGGCCGCCGGCCTGGCCGAGGCCAGGAGCAAGCACTACGACGTGGTCATCGTCGACACGGCCGGCCGGCTGGGCATCGACGACGAGCTGATGAGCCAGGCGGCCGCGATCCGCGACGCCGTCAGCCCCGACGAGGTCATCTTCGTCTTGGACGCGATGATCGGCCAGGACGCCGTCACCACGGCCGAGGCGTTCCGCGAGGGTGTCGGGTTCACCGGCGTGGTGCTGACCAAGCTCGACGGCGACGCCCGCGGTGGCGCCGCGCTGTCCGTGCGCGAGATCACCGGGGTGCCGATCCTGTTCGCGTCCGCGGGCGAGAAACTCGAGGACTTCGACGTCTTCCACCCCGACCGGATGGCCGGCCGCATCCTTGGCATGGGCGACGTGCTCACCCTCATCGAGCAGGCCGAGCAGGTCTTCGACGCGCAGAAGGCCGAGGAGGCCGCGGCCAAGATCGGCAGCGGCGAGCTGACGCTCGAGGACTTCCTCGAACAGATGCTGGCCATCCGCAAGATGGGTCCGATCGGCAACCTGCTGGGCATGCTGCCGGGCGCGGGCCAGATGAAGGACGCCCTGGCCGCCGTCGACGACAGGCAACTCGACCGGCTTCAGGCCATCATCCGGGGCATGACGCCCGAGGAGCGCGCCGACCCGAAGATCATCAACGGCTCACGGCGGTTGCGCATCGCCAACGGCTCCGGTGTGACGGTCGGTGAGGTCAACCAGCTCGTCGAACGGTTCTTCGAGGCTCGCAAGATGATGTCGCAGATGGCCGGTCAGATGGGGATGCCGTTCGGGCGCAAGTCGTCTCGCAAGAACACGAAGAACAAGAAGAAGGGCAAGAAGGGTGGGCGAGGACCGACGCCGCCGAAGACGCGCAATCCGCTCGGCGCCGGGATGGCGGGCATGCCGCCGGGTTTCCCCGACCTGTCTGACATGCCCAAGGGCCTCGACGAGCTGCCACCCGGGCTCGCCGACATCGACCTGTCGAAGCTGAAGTTCCCGGGTCAGAAGTAG
- a CDS encoding P-II family nitrogen regulator — protein sequence MKLITAIVKPFTLEDVKTGLEQTGILGMTVSEVQGYGRQKGHTEVYRGAEYSVDFVPKVRVEVVVDDSAVDKVVDVIVQAARTGKIGDGKVWVSPVDTVVRVRTGERGADAL from the coding sequence ATGAAGCTGATTACTGCGATCGTCAAGCCGTTCACGCTGGAAGACGTCAAGACCGGCCTGGAGCAGACGGGCATCCTCGGTATGACCGTCAGCGAGGTTCAGGGTTACGGACGCCAGAAGGGGCACACCGAGGTGTACCGCGGTGCCGAGTACTCCGTCGATTTCGTGCCGAAGGTGCGGGTGGAGGTGGTAGTCGATGACTCCGCGGTCGACAAGGTGGTGGACGTCATCGTCCAGGCCGCCCGGACCGGGAAGATCGGCGACGGCAAGGTGTGGGTCAGCCCGGTCGACACCGTGGTGCGGGTCCGCACCGGCGAGCGGGGAGCCGACGCCCTTTGA
- a CDS encoding ammonium transporter produces MVSALPLALPDDAFAPFGPDGLSSGDTAWVLTAAALVLFMTPGLAFFYGGLSRQKSVLNMMMMSFGAMGVVSVIYVLWGYSMSFASAHTGESDILGIFDNPFALFGVSQLTETREVGEQTLYVLGGFGTVPAIVWVGFQLTFAVITVALISGAVAERMKFGTWLLFGGIWVTLVYFPLAHMVWGGGLLSGAENSIASWLFGYDSEAGAANVSPIDFAGGTVVHINAGMAALVLALLIGRRSGFGRMAFRPHNIPFVMLGAAILWFGWFGFNVGSEGAADMLAGQVWVNTTAATAAAMLSWLLVERIRDGHATSVGAASGVVAGLVAITPACASLSAIGSLILGAIAGVLSALAIGLKYKLGYDDSLDVVGVHLVAGLWGTVGIGFLATETGLFYGGGVQQLVVQVVIALVAVAFTGIMTAIIAFLVKPMGWRVSTEDEDTGIDETEHAETAYELV; encoded by the coding sequence GTGGTTTCAGCCTTACCCCTAGCCCTACCGGACGATGCGTTCGCGCCGTTCGGCCCAGACGGGTTGAGCTCGGGCGATACGGCGTGGGTGCTCACCGCCGCCGCTCTCGTGTTGTTCATGACCCCGGGTCTGGCGTTCTTCTACGGCGGGCTGTCGCGCCAGAAGTCGGTTCTCAACATGATGATGATGTCGTTCGGCGCCATGGGTGTCGTCAGCGTCATCTACGTGTTGTGGGGCTATTCAATGTCGTTCGCATCGGCCCACACCGGTGAGAGCGACATCCTCGGTATCTTCGACAACCCCTTCGCGCTGTTCGGGGTCAGTCAACTCACCGAAACCAGGGAAGTCGGCGAGCAGACCCTCTACGTCCTGGGCGGATTCGGTACGGTGCCCGCGATCGTCTGGGTGGGCTTCCAGCTGACGTTCGCGGTGATCACGGTCGCTCTCATCAGCGGGGCGGTCGCGGAGCGGATGAAGTTCGGCACCTGGTTGCTCTTCGGCGGCATCTGGGTCACGCTCGTGTACTTCCCACTCGCCCACATGGTCTGGGGCGGAGGCCTGCTGTCGGGCGCCGAGAACAGCATCGCCTCTTGGCTGTTCGGCTACGACTCTGAGGCGGGTGCGGCGAACGTCTCGCCGATCGACTTCGCCGGCGGCACCGTCGTACACATCAACGCGGGCATGGCCGCGCTCGTGCTGGCGCTGCTGATCGGTAGGCGCAGCGGCTTCGGCAGGATGGCGTTCCGTCCGCACAACATCCCGTTCGTGATGCTCGGCGCCGCCATCCTCTGGTTCGGATGGTTCGGCTTCAACGTGGGATCCGAGGGTGCGGCGGACATGTTGGCGGGGCAGGTGTGGGTCAACACCACTGCGGCCACAGCGGCGGCGATGCTGTCCTGGTTGCTGGTGGAACGCATCCGAGACGGCCACGCCACCAGCGTGGGCGCCGCCTCGGGTGTCGTCGCCGGCTTGGTCGCGATCACGCCGGCCTGCGCTTCCCTCTCCGCGATCGGATCACTGATCCTGGGCGCGATCGCCGGCGTGTTGTCGGCACTGGCGATCGGACTGAAGTACAAGTTGGGCTATGACGATTCGCTCGACGTTGTCGGGGTACACCTCGTCGCAGGCCTTTGGGGCACGGTCGGTATCGGGTTCCTGGCCACCGAAACGGGGCTGTTCTACGGCGGTGGTGTTCAGCAGTTGGTGGTCCAGGTGGTGATCGCTTTGGTGGCAGTGGCGTTCACTGGCATCATGACGGCCATCATCGCCTTCCTGGTGAAGCCGATGGGGTGGCGAGTGAGCACGGAAGACGAGGACACCGGCATCGATGAGACCGAACATGCCGAAACGGCTTATGAACTCGTCTGA
- a CDS encoding helix-turn-helix transcriptional regulator → MSRALELGAVAELLASARMSPSTLIFEGEPGIGKTTVWTAALESARRGGFRVLSTRPAAAESVLAYSAMADMLSGAEPADWTDLPLPQRLALDAVTLRASPSDIATDPRAVATGFLSVVTRLATGSPVLLAIDDLQWLDSSSSAALAFVARRLTGCVGLLFTHRAGSAGATVAGQIAVDGSRHVRRIRLSPLDLAGTRAVVAHSSARVFPRPTMVRIHEISGGNPFYALELARAVDDDHDGQLGLLPPTLSGLVRARVDGLCPDVRAVLLAAASASSPTVDVVARAVRSSAARVTSLVESAEANNLVEIRGAALRFTHPLLCWGVYTDADPAARRTMHRRLSEIIDDPEPRARHLALAATEPDDQTIEALDTAAELARIRGAPAAAAELIEMAVALGADTPQRRIALASNSFTAGDSTAARAQLEEVAAAPAPGAHRAQALTLLAVIELTDGSWAAGIDRLVRALVEAGADAEQRARILVPLALAQLNAGQLEAAARSIADAVGEATTLHQAQLSSSALSMQVIVNFLLGDGVDDEAHARAVSIEPHDVPVWVQLRPTVHRASLLAWTGQHDAAHHLFRAIRKDLIERGEESELMFVAFLSVLNETWRGDFANAGSITADALERASHLDGWLPMGVALMLRALLDAYAGREADARRHIGQATEAIRRSGSTYLITWLHSTAGFLEVSLGRFDAALDVLEPVLRRVEQHPRGTEIFVAWFLPDAVEALLHTGRLDDAEALVEILEGNGRRLNREWMLTASARCRAMLLAARGDVDAASEAANRALTEHDRLPMPFERARTLLLWGQIQRRQRDKNADATLREALRVFDELGTALWADRARAELNRRTSGVVAAAELTPSERRVAELLASGMTRREVAAALFISPKTVEAHLARIYRKLGIRSRAELGRYMANP, encoded by the coding sequence GTGAGCCGTGCGCTCGAGCTGGGGGCGGTTGCCGAGCTTTTGGCGTCGGCCCGGATGAGTCCGTCCACTCTGATATTCGAGGGCGAGCCGGGTATCGGCAAGACAACAGTGTGGACCGCCGCACTGGAGTCGGCACGCCGAGGTGGCTTTCGGGTGCTGTCGACGCGCCCCGCCGCGGCGGAGTCGGTGCTGGCCTACTCCGCCATGGCCGACATGTTGTCCGGCGCCGAGCCCGCGGACTGGACAGATCTTCCTCTTCCGCAGCGGCTCGCACTCGACGCGGTGACGTTGCGCGCCAGTCCGAGCGACATCGCCACCGATCCCAGAGCCGTGGCCACCGGCTTCTTGTCGGTCGTGACCCGGCTGGCCACCGGCTCACCCGTGCTGCTGGCGATCGATGACCTGCAGTGGCTCGACTCATCGAGTTCGGCGGCGTTGGCGTTCGTCGCGCGGCGGCTCACCGGGTGCGTCGGTCTGCTGTTCACCCACCGCGCCGGTTCGGCCGGCGCCACCGTTGCAGGACAGATCGCGGTGGACGGGAGTCGTCACGTCCGACGTATCCGGTTGAGTCCGCTGGACCTCGCCGGCACCCGAGCGGTGGTCGCCCATAGTTCGGCTCGAGTGTTCCCGCGACCGACGATGGTGCGCATCCACGAGATCTCAGGCGGTAACCCCTTCTACGCGCTGGAGTTGGCGCGCGCCGTCGACGACGACCACGACGGTCAACTCGGGTTGCTGCCACCGACGCTGTCCGGACTGGTTCGGGCCAGGGTCGACGGGCTGTGTCCCGACGTCCGGGCAGTGCTACTGGCGGCGGCTTCGGCGTCGTCCCCGACGGTCGATGTGGTGGCGCGCGCTGTGCGCAGCAGCGCCGCACGCGTGACCTCGTTGGTCGAGTCGGCCGAGGCCAACAACCTCGTCGAAATCCGGGGTGCTGCACTGCGATTCACACATCCACTGCTCTGCTGGGGTGTCTACACCGACGCAGACCCGGCTGCGCGTCGGACCATGCATCGACGCCTGTCCGAGATCATCGACGACCCCGAACCACGCGCCCGTCATCTCGCGCTGGCCGCCACCGAGCCCGACGACCAGACCATCGAGGCACTGGACACCGCCGCTGAGTTGGCCCGCATCCGCGGAGCGCCTGCTGCGGCCGCCGAACTCATCGAGATGGCTGTTGCGCTGGGCGCCGATACGCCACAGCGCCGGATAGCGTTGGCCAGCAACAGTTTCACCGCCGGTGACAGCACAGCGGCACGCGCGCAACTCGAGGAGGTCGCCGCCGCGCCGGCCCCGGGTGCGCATCGCGCGCAGGCGTTGACTCTGCTCGCCGTGATCGAGCTGACCGACGGCAGCTGGGCAGCGGGCATCGACCGGCTGGTCCGGGCACTCGTCGAGGCGGGGGCCGACGCCGAACAGCGGGCGCGAATCCTGGTGCCGCTGGCGCTGGCTCAGCTCAACGCGGGCCAACTCGAGGCGGCGGCGCGCAGTATCGCCGACGCTGTCGGCGAGGCGACGACGCTCCACCAGGCGCAGCTGTCTAGCTCGGCGCTCAGCATGCAGGTGATCGTGAATTTTCTCCTCGGAGACGGTGTCGACGACGAGGCGCATGCGCGGGCGGTGTCGATCGAGCCGCACGACGTGCCGGTGTGGGTGCAGCTTCGCCCGACCGTACACCGTGCCTCGCTGCTGGCGTGGACCGGTCAGCACGACGCCGCGCACCACCTGTTTCGGGCCATCAGGAAGGATCTGATCGAGCGCGGCGAGGAGAGCGAGCTGATGTTCGTGGCGTTCCTCAGCGTCCTCAACGAAACGTGGCGCGGCGACTTCGCCAACGCCGGTTCGATCACCGCGGATGCGCTCGAGCGGGCCTCGCACCTCGACGGTTGGCTGCCGATGGGTGTGGCCCTGATGCTGCGGGCGCTGCTCGACGCGTACGCGGGCCGCGAAGCGGATGCGCGTCGACACATCGGGCAGGCCACCGAGGCGATCCGGCGCAGCGGTTCGACCTATCTGATCACCTGGTTGCACTCGACGGCGGGGTTTCTCGAGGTATCGCTCGGCCGTTTCGACGCAGCGCTCGACGTACTCGAACCCGTCCTGCGCAGGGTTGAACAGCACCCCCGCGGCACGGAGATCTTCGTCGCGTGGTTCCTTCCGGATGCCGTCGAGGCGCTGCTCCACACAGGGCGGCTGGACGACGCCGAAGCACTGGTCGAGATCCTCGAGGGCAACGGACGCCGCCTGAACCGCGAGTGGATGCTCACCGCGAGCGCACGGTGCCGCGCGATGCTGCTGGCCGCCCGAGGTGACGTCGACGCCGCCTCGGAGGCGGCCAATCGGGCGCTTACCGAACATGACCGACTGCCGATGCCGTTCGAACGGGCGCGAACCCTGTTGCTGTGGGGCCAGATTCAGCGTCGTCAGCGAGACAAAAACGCCGACGCCACCTTGCGGGAAGCGCTCCGCGTGTTCGACGAGCTCGGCACTGCGCTGTGGGCAGATCGCGCCCGAGCCGAATTGAACCGTCGCACTTCTGGTGTCGTGGCGGCTGCCGAGTTGACGCCGTCAGAGCGACGAGTCGCCGAACTGCTCGCGTCGGGCATGACGCGCCGGGAGGTCGCAGCGGCGCTGTTCATCAGTCCGAAGACGGTCGAAGCTCACCTCGCGCGCATCTACCGCAAGCTCGGCATCCGCTCGCGGGCCGAACTCGGCCGCTACATGGCCAATCCATAG
- a CDS encoding D-alanyl-D-alanine carboxypeptidase family protein, with translation MRKPLAALAIALVLAVPQAIGVAPPAPAQPGGEPSGAVALPDGPAKAWVLADLDSGRILASRNPYEPHAPASTIKALLAIVVLDHLPLNAVIAARPAAADVECSCAGVTAGRAYTVRQLLDGLMLVSGNDAANVLADGLGGYQVAVSKMNAKAAALGARSTRASSPSGLDGPGKEAFTTANDLALIYRAALRYPAFAAIVAQPSSLFPTDDGPKTITNQNQLLKRYPGTLVGKTGYTNLARNTYVAAAQRNGRRLVVAQLYGTGDLYGQAINLFDWGFSQ, from the coding sequence ATGCGAAAACCGCTGGCTGCGTTGGCCATCGCGCTGGTCCTTGCGGTGCCCCAAGCCATCGGCGTCGCTCCCCCCGCGCCCGCCCAGCCGGGGGGTGAACCGTCGGGCGCCGTCGCGCTGCCCGACGGACCCGCGAAGGCGTGGGTGCTCGCCGACCTCGACTCGGGACGAATACTGGCCTCGCGCAATCCCTATGAGCCGCACGCCCCCGCGAGCACCATCAAGGCGTTGTTGGCGATCGTGGTGCTCGACCACCTTCCGCTCAACGCGGTGATCGCGGCGCGCCCGGCCGCCGCCGATGTCGAATGCTCCTGCGCCGGAGTGACAGCCGGCCGCGCGTACACGGTGCGCCAACTGCTCGACGGTCTGATGCTGGTGTCCGGTAACGACGCGGCCAACGTGCTGGCCGACGGGCTCGGTGGTTACCAGGTGGCCGTCTCGAAGATGAACGCCAAGGCGGCGGCGCTGGGAGCGCGCAGCACCCGGGCCTCGTCGCCGTCAGGCCTGGACGGACCGGGAAAGGAGGCGTTCACCACGGCCAACGACCTCGCGCTGATCTACCGGGCGGCGCTGCGCTACCCGGCCTTCGCCGCGATCGTCGCCCAACCGTCGTCCCTGTTTCCCACCGATGACGGCCCGAAGACCATCACCAACCAGAACCAACTGCTGAAGCGCTACCCGGGCACACTCGTCGGCAAGACCGGCTACACCAACCTGGCCCGCAACACCTACGTCGCCGCGGCGCAGCGCAACGGCCGTCGGCTGGTGGTGGCGCAGTTGTACGGCACCGGCGACCTGTACGGCCAGGCGATCAATCTCTTCGACTGGGGCTTCAGCCAATAG
- a CDS encoding [protein-PII] uridylyltransferase — protein sequence MTDQTDPATGATRWKAPAAGSSRPATDLAAACEKLLAGAKRQLDSAALRHALQDLHDFWLTTKATEIGITPTSGFAIVATGGLGRGELVPHSDLDLTLLHDNMPAEVVAQVAELLWYPLWDANIRIDHSVRTVPEALQVAGQDISAGLAMLEARHIAGDSDLSTLLITGARRQWRTGIASRFDDLVEHTRARWQRSGEIAHRAEPDLKCGRGGLRDVQLLNALAIAQLTDVYPNRSSASPLSTLGEAHLGLLNVRTELHRVAGRGRELLLAQHADEIGAALHIGDRFDLARMLSDAARTISFYVDSGIRTAANALPRRGFAALRRPPRRPLDEGVIEFTGEVILARDARPGRDPGLILRVAAASATTGLPMAASTLARLAETAPELRTPWPRQALKDLLVMLAAGPATVATIEALDRTGLWGRLFPEWGAVRDLPPRDVVHIWTVDRHLVETVSRASAFTTRVSRPDLLMLGALCHDIGKGRGGDHSVIGAELATQIGTRLGLWPSDVEVLSKVVRHHLLLAHTATRRDLQDPTVIAAVVDAIDGDLVLLELLSVLCEADSLATGPGVWGDWKASLIGDLVRRCRMVMAGEDLPQPDPIDPHYLSLAAEVGVHVELTSGDSPHIYHVTMIAPDRRGLLSKAAGVLALNSLRVHSASVNGHAGSAINTFVVSPHFGTPPAAELLRQQFILALDGELDVLESLDQRDRDALAHGSGRAGEVPAAVPINHVAAPPRILWSDGAATGEQVVQVRSTDRTGLLARLTAVFERDGVDIAWAKVTTMGSSVVDVFGITASADIREELERDLYAVLPAPPPRKPVSEAS from the coding sequence ATGACAGACCAGACAGATCCCGCCACCGGAGCCACCAGATGGAAGGCTCCGGCGGCGGGTTCGTCTCGTCCTGCCACCGATCTGGCTGCAGCGTGCGAGAAGCTGCTGGCGGGCGCCAAGCGACAACTCGATTCGGCGGCACTGCGGCACGCCCTGCAGGACCTGCACGACTTCTGGCTGACCACCAAAGCCACCGAGATCGGTATCACGCCGACCAGCGGCTTCGCCATCGTGGCCACCGGTGGTCTGGGCCGCGGCGAGTTGGTGCCGCATTCCGACCTGGACCTGACCCTCCTGCACGACAACATGCCTGCCGAGGTGGTCGCCCAGGTCGCCGAATTACTGTGGTATCCGTTGTGGGACGCCAACATTCGGATCGACCACAGCGTTCGTACGGTGCCTGAGGCGCTTCAGGTGGCCGGTCAGGACATCTCTGCGGGCCTGGCCATGCTCGAAGCCCGCCACATCGCAGGCGATTCGGATCTCTCGACATTGCTGATCACCGGAGCCCGACGACAATGGCGCACCGGCATCGCATCACGATTCGACGATCTCGTCGAACACACAAGGGCCCGGTGGCAACGCAGCGGCGAGATCGCCCACCGCGCCGAGCCGGACCTCAAGTGCGGCCGCGGGGGCCTGCGCGACGTGCAACTGCTCAACGCGCTGGCGATCGCGCAGCTGACCGACGTGTACCCGAACCGGTCGTCGGCCTCACCGCTGAGCACGCTGGGCGAGGCGCATCTCGGGCTGCTGAACGTGCGCACCGAACTGCACCGTGTCGCCGGGCGCGGTCGCGAACTCCTGCTCGCCCAGCATGCCGACGAGATCGGGGCCGCGCTGCACATCGGGGACCGATTCGATCTGGCGCGCATGCTGTCCGACGCCGCACGCACCATCAGCTTCTACGTCGACTCCGGCATCCGCACGGCTGCCAACGCGTTGCCGCGGCGCGGGTTCGCCGCACTGCGGCGCCCGCCGCGTCGCCCCCTCGACGAGGGTGTCATCGAGTTCACCGGTGAGGTGATACTCGCGCGCGACGCCCGCCCGGGGCGCGATCCGGGTCTGATCCTGCGAGTCGCGGCCGCATCGGCGACCACCGGGCTGCCGATGGCGGCATCCACTTTGGCGCGGTTGGCCGAGACCGCGCCCGAATTGCGCACTCCGTGGCCGCGTCAGGCGCTCAAGGACCTGCTGGTGATGTTGGCCGCCGGGCCGGCAACGGTGGCCACCATCGAGGCGCTTGACCGAACAGGCCTGTGGGGCAGGCTCTTCCCGGAATGGGGAGCGGTGCGCGACCTACCACCGCGCGATGTCGTGCATATCTGGACCGTGGATCGGCACCTCGTCGAAACGGTCTCGCGGGCAAGCGCGTTCACCACGCGGGTGTCCCGTCCGGACCTGCTGATGCTGGGTGCGTTGTGCCATGACATCGGCAAAGGCCGCGGCGGCGACCACAGCGTGATAGGGGCCGAACTGGCCACGCAGATCGGCACCCGACTGGGACTGTGGCCGTCGGACGTCGAGGTGCTGTCGAAGGTGGTGCGCCACCATCTGCTGCTCGCGCACACCGCAACCCGGCGCGACCTGCAGGACCCCACCGTGATCGCCGCGGTGGTCGACGCCATCGACGGCGACCTGGTGCTGCTGGAACTGCTCTCGGTGCTGTGTGAGGCCGATTCGCTGGCCACCGGCCCCGGCGTCTGGGGCGATTGGAAGGCCTCGCTCATCGGGGATCTGGTGCGCCGCTGCCGAATGGTGATGGCCGGTGAGGACCTGCCACAGCCCGATCCCATTGACCCGCACTATCTTTCGCTCGCTGCCGAGGTCGGCGTGCATGTCGAGCTGACGTCGGGCGACAGCCCGCACATCTACCACGTCACGATGATCGCGCCCGACCGGCGTGGCCTGCTGTCCAAGGCCGCGGGTGTGTTGGCGCTCAATTCCCTGCGGGTGCATTCGGCGTCGGTCAATGGCCACGCGGGCTCGGCGATCAACACGTTCGTCGTCTCGCCGCACTTCGGGACGCCGCCCGCGGCGGAATTGTTGCGTCAGCAGTTCATCCTGGCGCTCGACGGCGAGCTGGACGTCCTCGAATCGCTCGACCAACGTGATCGGGACGCGCTTGCCCACGGCAGCGGCAGGGCAGGCGAGGTGCCCGCGGCGGTACCTATAAACCACGTCGCCGCCCCACCGCGCATCCTGTGGTCGGACGGTGCCGCGACCGGTGAACAGGTGGTGCAGGTCCGCAGTACCGACCGGACCGGCCTGCTGGCCCGTCTGACCGCGGTCTTCGAGCGCGACGGCGTCGACATCGCGTGGGCGAAGGTGACCACGATGGGCTCGTCGGTGGTCGACGTCTTCGGCATCACGGCCAGCGCAGACATCCGCGAGGAGCTCGAACGGGACCTGTACGCGGTACTGCCCGCGCCGCCGCCGCGCAAGCCGGTGTCGGAGGCCAGCTAG